A region from the Serinus canaria isolate serCan28SL12 chromosome 10, serCan2020, whole genome shotgun sequence genome encodes:
- the GCNT3 gene encoding beta-1,3-galactosyl-O-glycosyl-glycoprotein beta-1,6-N-acetylglucosaminyltransferase 3: protein MPWWQRAPAARRRWALLLGPLALLAAALVLRGTARPDPADRPSLYRALELSPSLSINCSGVVRGDQRAIQEAQLNNLEVANRRASPTPGEYLNITRDCRAFKETRRYIEFPLSQEEEEFPIAYSMIIHHKIDMFERLLRSVYAPQNVYCVHVDSKSPAAFQEAVRAIAACFPNVFVASRLESVVYASWSRVQADLNCMQDLLQSPVPWRYLINTCGTDFPIKTNAEMVRALQLLQGQNTMESERPSAAKQQRWQYHHEVGETISRTSQKKLPPPHSYPMFTGSAYNAVTRDFVRYIFENPTAQKFLEWSKDSYSPDEYVWATLNRMPGVPGGTPLSDKFQLSDMTALPRLVKWEYLEGDMSKGAPYPPCTGRHQRSICIYGVGDVPWMLQQHHLLANKFDPEVDDAAVQCLEEYLRHKALYGRGL, encoded by the coding sequence ATGCCGTGGTGGCAGAGGGCcccggcggcgcggcggcgctGGGCGCTGCTGCTCGGGCCGCTGGCGCTGCTCGCCGCCGCCCTGGTGCTGCGCGGCACCGCCCGCCCCGACCCAGCCGACCGCCCCAGCCTCTACCGGGCGCTGGAGCTCTCCCCCAGCCTCAGCATCAACTGCTCGGGGGTCGTCCGCGGGGACCAGAGAGCCATCCAAGAGGCTCAGCTCAACAACCTGGAAGTGGCCAACAGAAGGGCTTCACCGACGCCCGGCGAGTATCTGAACATTACGAGGGACTGCAGAGCATTCAAGGAGACTCGGCGCTACATCGAGTTCCCGCtcagccaggaggaggaggagttcCCCATCGCCTACTCCATGATCATCCACCACAAAATTGACATGTTTGAGCGGCTCCTGCGGTCCGTCTACGCCCCCCAGAACGTTTACTGCGTCCATGTAGACAGCAAATCCCCGGCAGCCTTCCAGGAGGCCGTGAGGGCCATTGCTGCCTGCTTCCCCAATGTCTTCGTGGCCAGCCGCCTGGAAAGCGTGGTCTATGCCTCCTGGTCCAGGGTGCAGGCCGACCTCAACTGCATGCAGGacctcctgcagagccccgTGCCATGGCGCTACCTCATCAACACCTGCGGCACCGACTTCCCCATCAAGACCAACGCCGAGATGGTCCGGGCGCTGCAGCTGTTGCAGGGCCAGAACACCATGGAGTCCGAGAGGCCCTCGGCCGCCAAGCAGCAGCGCTGGCAGTATCACCACGAGGTGGGGGAGACCATCTCTCGCACTTCCCAGAAGAAACTGCCCCCGCCCCACAGCTACCCCATGTTCACGGGCAGCGCGTACAACGCCGTCACACGGGACTTCGTGCGGTACATCTTCGAGAACCCCACAGCACAAAAGTTCCTCGAGTGGTCCAAGGACAGCTACAGTCCTGACGAGTACGTCTGGGCCACCCTGAACCGCATGCCGGGCGTGCCGGGGGGCACTCCCCTCAGCGATAAGTTCCAGCTCTCGGACATGACCGCCCTTCCCCGCCTGGTCAAGTGGGAGTACCTGGAGGGGGACATGAGCAAGGGCGCGCCCTACCCGCCCTGCACCGGCCGCCACCAGCGCTCCATCTGCATCTACGGGGTGGGCGACGTGCCCTGGATGCTGCAGCAACACCATCTCCTGGCCAACAAGTTCGACCCCGAGGTGGACGATGCGGCCGTCCAGTGTCTGGAGGAGTACCTGCGCCACAAGGCCCTGTACGGCCGGGGGCTCTGA